GTTTATGCTCCATATGAATTTTGGACGTGGCCAGGAATGTATGGATGCGGACCCGTTTTCCAGCCTTCAAGGCCTCATAGGCCCGATCGATATCCTTCGGCAAGGCCCGAGCCAAGGCGGCAATCACTGGACCCTCCACCTGCTCGGCAATGGCTTGCACCGCGGCGAAATCCCCGGGAGATGCAATGGGAAATCCCGCTTCGATTACGTCCACGCCCAGCCGGGCCAATTGTTTGGCGATCTCCACTTTTTCTTGTACGTTCAAACTTACTCCCGGCGTTTGTTCTCCGTCACGCAGGGTAGTGTCAAAGAACTGAATTACTCTCTGCATGGCGTCTCCCCCCTAAAAGACCTTCTCTTTACCACTGGGCGATATAAACCTCGGTGACATATTGAAGTTTCATAATCTCGGCGAGCACATCCTCAGGAACAGGACAATCCACACTGAGGACCATCACCGCGTTGCCCGAGATGGCAGTGCGGCCCACCTGCATCGCGGCAATATTGATCTCCCGCTGACCAAGCAAGGTACCCACCTGCCCAATAATCCCGGGCTTATCGATATGGTATACCACCAACAGGTGATCCGCGGGCAACACATTCACTGGGTAACCGTCGATCCTGGTCAGCTGTGGCACGCCATTGAGGGTGAGATTCCCTGCCACCATCCGCCCTTCCTTATCTCCAGCGGTGGTATTCCGAATCACGATCACCCCGTGCTCGCCGTTCTTCTCCGCCTCCCGGACCTCGGCAACCCGGATCCCCCGCTCCTTGGCCAAAAGCGGAGCGTTCACATAATTAACCTCGCCATGGAGGATGGGTTCCAGCATACCCTTCAACACCGCCGTAGTCAAGGGACCCACTTCAGAATTGGCAATACTGCCCCGATAAACCACCTCAATATTCTGATGGTTGCCCCCCACCAAATTGGTGTAGACACTGCCCAACCGCTCGGCCAAATCCATATAAGGAGCCAATTTTTCCATTAGTTCGGGACGGAATTCGGGTAAATTCACCGCGTTCTTGAATGGCTCCCCCTTCAGCACGCGGATGGCTTGCTCTGCCACATCCACCGCCACATGTACCTGGGCTTCCGAGGTGGAAGCACCCAGGTGCGGTGTAACCACCACTTGGCTGCAACTGAAAAGCGGATGATCCAATTCCGGCGGTTCACAGCAGAACACGTCCAGGGCAGCACCGGCCACCTTGCCACTTCGAATCGCCTCGTAAAGCGCATCTTCGTCAATGATCCCACCCCGGGCGCAGTTAACGATCCGCACACCCTGCTTCATCAGGCCAAATTCCCGGGGCCCAATCATATTCTCGGTGGACTTGGTCTTGGGGATATGGAAGGTGAGAAAATCCGCCCGTTCCAGGACCCGCTCAAAATCCAAAAGCTCTACCCCAAGTTTCTTGGCCACCTCGGCGGACAGATAGGGATCGTAACCCACCACCTGCATCTTCAGGGCCCGGGCCCGCTCGGCCACCAGTTTCCCAATCCGCCCCAGTCCGATCACGCCAAGGGTCTTTCCCTCCACTTGCACACCCATGAAATTCTTCCGGTCCCATTTCCGCTGCACCGTCAAACAAAGATGGGCCTGGGGGATGTTCCGAGCCAAAGCTAGAAGCATTGCAATGGTGTGCTCTGCAGCCGCCAGGGTATTGCCTTCGGGGGCATTAATGACCACAATTCCCCGCTGGC
This region of Bacillota bacterium genomic DNA includes:
- a CDS encoding phosphoglycerate dehydrogenase; translation: MMKVLVSDKLSKEGIDKLLEAGIAVDERLDLSEDELVEIIGDYDGLLVRSGTQVTKRIIEAGRKLKVIGRAGVGVDNIDLAAASQRGIVVINAPEGNTLAAAEHTIAMLLALARNIPQAHLCLTVQRKWDRKNFMGVQVEGKTLGVIGLGRIGKLVAERARALKMQVVGYDPYLSAEVAKKLGVELLDFERVLERADFLTFHIPKTKSTENMIGPREFGLMKQGVRIVNCARGGIIDEDALYEAIRSGKVAGAALDVFCCEPPELDHPLFSCSQVVVTPHLGASTSEAQVHVAVDVAEQAIRVLKGEPFKNAVNLPEFRPELMEKLAPYMDLAERLGSVYTNLVGGNHQNIEVVYRGSIANSEVGPLTTAVLKGMLEPILHGEVNYVNAPLLAKERGIRVAEVREAEKNGEHGVIVIRNTTAGDKEGRMVAGNLTLNGVPQLTRIDGYPVNVLPADHLLVVYHIDKPGIIGQVGTLLGQREINIAAMQVGRTAISGNAVMVLSVDCPVPEDVLAEIMKLQYVTEVYIAQW